A region of [Bacteroides] pectinophilus DNA encodes the following proteins:
- a CDS encoding WYL domain-containing protein has translation MTDDKQIQEKVQRRGARSNQKLKILYLAKILLENTDAEHDITLQEIIDKLSANNVTAERKSLYDDIAQLDDFGIRIRKTQYGKTFHYQVVNRDFEIAELKLLADSVASAKFITEKKSNELIKKIERLASRHDASKLQRQVYVAGRVKAMNNDIMENVDAIHNAISLNLKISFQYFQWNVKKQPELRKGGARYLISPWGLSWDDENYYLVGYDSDADMIKHYRVDKMLNIKVEKTKREGRYKFKAVDMAAYAKKMFNMFDGEEMDVEILCANNLAGVMIDRFGKDVRMYKADEEHFKVKAKVAASSHFIHWIMALGAGAQIIGPESLVEEIRTEIKRLAEQYGS, from the coding sequence ATGACGGATGATAAGCAGATTCAGGAAAAGGTACAGAGGCGTGGCGCAAGAAGCAATCAGAAGCTTAAGATTTTATATCTGGCAAAGATATTGTTGGAAAATACAGATGCAGAGCATGACATCACATTACAGGAAATAATAGACAAATTGTCTGCAAATAATGTAACTGCAGAGAGAAAGAGCCTTTATGATGATATTGCCCAGCTGGATGATTTTGGAATAAGAATCAGGAAGACCCAGTATGGAAAAACATTTCATTATCAGGTAGTGAACCGGGATTTTGAAATAGCAGAGTTAAAGCTGTTGGCGGATTCTGTGGCATCGGCAAAATTTATTACAGAGAAAAAATCCAATGAGCTGATTAAGAAGATAGAGCGGCTGGCAAGCAGGCACGATGCGTCAAAGCTCCAACGTCAGGTGTATGTGGCGGGCCGTGTCAAAGCCATGAATAATGATATCATGGAAAATGTGGATGCGATTCACAATGCAATTTCACTGAATTTAAAGATATCATTCCAATATTTCCAATGGAATGTAAAGAAACAGCCGGAACTGCGAAAAGGTGGAGCAAGATATCTGATCAGCCCCTGGGGACTTTCATGGGATGATGAAAACTATTATCTGGTGGGCTACGATTCAGATGCTGATATGATAAAGCATTATCGTGTGGACAAAATGCTTAATATCAAAGTGGAAAAGACAAAGCGTGAAGGAAGATATAAATTCAAGGCGGTTGATATGGCTGCCTATGCCAAGAAGATGTTCAACATGTTTGACGGAGAAGAAATGGATGTTGAAATCTTATGTGCAAATAATCTGGCAGGAGTTATGATAGACCGTTTTGGAAAAGATGTAAGAATGTATAAAGCGGATGAAGAACATTTTAAGGTTAAAGCTAAGGTCGCAGCCAGCAGTCATTTTATCCATTGGATTATGGCACTGGGAGCGGGAGCACAGATTATCGGTCCGGAAAGCCTTGTGGAAGAAATAAGAACTGAAATCAAAAGGCTGGCAGAGCAGTACGGGAGTTGA
- a CDS encoding abortive phage infection protein, with the protein MTKKEKIEKFIEKYNGYLITSLVCNEDISKTYVAQYIKEHGMEKVSRGLYIMDDVWPDELFILQQRNGAIIYSGETALYLHGLTDREYSSVCVTVPQGYNASHLKDNDFDVSVKYAAPDLYKIGICEIASSSGNLVKVYDKERCICDLIMNRNKYEVQVFQTAIKEYMSSKDKKLSQLIVYADMMGIRDEVMKYVEVLV; encoded by the coding sequence ATGACTAAAAAGGAAAAAATTGAAAAATTTATTGAAAAATATAACGGTTATCTTATTACCTCTTTGGTGTGTAATGAAGATATTTCTAAGACCTATGTTGCACAATATATTAAGGAACACGGCATGGAGAAGGTCTCAAGAGGTTTATATATAATGGATGATGTGTGGCCGGATGAGTTGTTCATTTTGCAACAAAGAAATGGTGCGATTATTTATTCCGGAGAAACAGCACTATATTTGCACGGTTTGACAGATAGGGAGTACTCATCTGTGTGTGTTACTGTGCCACAGGGATATAATGCGAGCCATCTTAAGGATAATGATTTTGATGTTTCGGTGAAATATGCGGCACCGGATTTATACAAAATAGGAATTTGTGAGATTGCATCCAGCAGTGGAAATTTAGTTAAGGTTTACGATAAGGAGCGTTGCATTTGCGATTTGATAATGAATCGTAATAAGTATGAAGTACAAGTATTTCAAACGGCTATCAAGGAATATATGTCATCGAAGGACAAAAAGCTATCGCAGTTGATTGTATATGCGGATATGATGGGAATTCGAGATGAAGTGATGAAGTACGTGGAGGTGTTGGTGTGA